From Woronichinia naegeliana WA131, the proteins below share one genomic window:
- a CDS encoding ISAs1 family transposase, whose translation MIAIDGKTLRHSYDNANGKGAIQMVSAWATANRLVLGQCKVESKSNEITAIPKLLKMLEVKGCIVTIDAMGTQTKIAQQIVGRGGDYVLALKGNQGNLCEDVEQLFAHAQSVNFAGIKHDFHQTIDKGHGRIEIRRCWTMEQTEFLLGGEKWAKLTSICMIKAERRLKDKTEYETRYYISSLPSNAQKLSQSVRSHWLIENSLHWVLDLAFNEDACRIRKDFAPENLAVLRHIALNLLTKENTLKLGIKNKRLRAGWDEDYLLKVLLG comes from the coding sequence GTGATAGCGATTGACGGCAAAACCCTTCGCCACTCCTATGATAATGCCAACGGAAAGGGCGCAATTCAGATGGTAAGTGCATGGGCAACAGCAAATCGTCTAGTACTAGGACAGTGCAAGGTGGAAAGCAAATCGAATGAAATCACGGCGATACCCAAACTCCTGAAAATGCTAGAGGTCAAAGGTTGTATCGTAACGATTGATGCCATGGGAACTCAGACAAAGATTGCCCAACAGATAGTAGGGCGAGGGGGAGATTATGTTTTGGCATTGAAAGGCAATCAAGGTAATCTATGTGAGGATGTTGAACAATTATTTGCTCATGCTCAATCGGTTAATTTTGCGGGAATTAAGCATGATTTTCATCAAACAATAGACAAGGGACATGGACGGATTGAAATTCGCCGTTGCTGGACGATGGAACAAACAGAATTTTTGCTGGGTGGGGAGAAATGGGCAAAGTTGACGAGCATCTGTATGATTAAAGCGGAGAGACGATTGAAAGACAAAACAGAGTATGAGACTCGCTACTATATCAGTAGCCTGCCGAGTAATGCTCAAAAATTATCCCAATCTGTTCGTAGTCATTGGCTGATAGAAAACTCTTTACATTGGGTTCTAGACTTGGCCTTCAATGAGGATGCTTGTCGCATTCGTAAGGATTTTGCTCCTGAGAATTTAGCCGTCTTACGCCATATCGCTCTTAACTTGCTCACAAAGGAAAATACTCTGAAACTTGGTATCAAGAATAAACGGCTACGCGCTGGTTGGGACGAGGACTATCTCCTTAAGGTTTTACTCGGATAA